In Gopherus flavomarginatus isolate rGopFla2 chromosome 5, rGopFla2.mat.asm, whole genome shotgun sequence, one DNA window encodes the following:
- the LOC127051468 gene encoding galanin receptor 2a-like, translating to MDFPATTAVVFLAPDSSLNDTTAHGMEHSFLGLAMRQLRYIFAAFCSLILLVGLVGNLLMLLVLIEGLQSSSSSSHISTLTSTLMINITVSDLLFLLYNVMVLLLTFLQEDWQMGVAVCVNSQSLSMWTMFCSFYSMVATSILRYVAVVHPTCSFSTSKVQRLLLCMSMWLLGFFISIPNWLHQRVMAVGDTHYCVLLLTLEQTFLYFLLFGGIAFLPFVLLMLLCYSRIVQFLWCRNTHVVHSSGSTQLKQKATVMILTMVIVFVLMWIPCSVVIYLSATHRLSQTPAAFVSSSLAMVLAYSNCSVSPLICFSLSDQFRGSLKKLLFRRGTR from the coding sequence ATGGATTTCCCAGCCACCACAGCCGTTGTCTTCCTTGCCCCCGACAGCTCCCTGAATGACACCACCGCACACGGCATGGAACACAGCTTCCTTGGCTTGGCCATGAGGCAGCTCAGATACAtctttgctgctttctgcagcctgATCTTGTTAGTTGGTCTTGTAGGAAACCTGTTGATGCTGCTGGTCCTGATCGAGGGtctccagagcagcagcagcagcagccacatcTCCACCTTGACCAGTACCCTCATGATCAACATCACTGTCTCTGACCTGCTCTTCCTCCTCTACAACGTCATGGTGTTGCTGCTGACTTTTCTCCAGGAGGACTGGCAGATGGGGGTGGCCGTCTGTGTCAACAGCCAGAGCCTCTCCATGTGGACTATGTTCTGCAGCTTTTACAGCATGGTGGCCACATCCATCCTGCGCTACGTGGCTGTGGTCCATCCCACCTGCTCCTTCTCCACCAGTAAGGTCCAGAGGCTCCTGCTGTGTATGAGCATGTGGCTTTTGGGCTTCTTCATCTCCATCCCCAACTGGCTGCACCAAAGGGTCATGGCGGTTGGAGACACCCATTACTGCGTGCTCCTCCTGACCCTGGAGCAAACCTTCCTGTACTTCCTCCTCTTCGGGGGCATTGCCTTTCTCCCCTTTGTGCTGCTGATGCTTCTGTGCTACTCCAGGATTGTCCAGTTCCTCTGGTGCCGGAACACCCACGTGGTCCATTCGTCAGGGAGCACCCAACTCAAACAGAAGGCCACTGTCATGATACTGACCATGGTGATTGTCTTTGTGCTGATGTGGATACCTTGTTCTGTGGTGATCTACCTCTCTGCCACTCACCGCCTCTCTCAGACGCCTGCGGCTTTCGTGTCCTCCAGTTTGGCCATGGTGCTAGCCTACTCCAACTGCTCTGTGAGTCCCCTCATCTGCTTCTCCCTTTCGGACCAGTTTCGGGGCAGCCTGAAAAAGCTGCTCTTTCGGAGAGGCACCAGGTGA